Within the Nicotiana tabacum cultivar K326 chromosome 11, ASM71507v2, whole genome shotgun sequence genome, the region GAAGATAaacgaaaaataacaaaataacgtGCAATAGACAGAAGAAGAACATTGATAGGTGAGCTCTGTAAACAAACCTCTTTTTCCTGTTCTTGCTCATGTGTTATTCTCAATCTCAAATTAAGGGCAGCATGGTACATTTCATCTAGAACATGTTCCCAAAGAGATTGCTTATTAATTTTCCACAGTATGAATTCTGATTGCCTTGCTCCACGTGCAATAACTTTCTGGAGTGAATGGGGGAATATCATTAGTATGTGTTAGAAGCTTTGTTCAAtgcaatctctctctctctctctatatatatatatatatgtgtgtgtgtgtgtgtgtgtgtgtgtgtatgcatGTGCTTGCATGTcttacaaagaaaagaagaataaccaGCTTTCTTCAATATAAGTCGCAGTTGGAAAATAAAACAATTTCGAGCTTGTCATTTTGATTTGTATTTTGTCCCTCTTGACATATTATGTCCTGCAAGTGCAAGCCCATTAGGGGGTTTGAAACACCTTCAACTTTCTATATCTTAGAACGAAAAGCATATTAAAGCTTGAGTTAAGATTTTAGATCAGAAGGCTCCTTAACAACTGATTATCTAATGTAGCACAGGAGGGCAACAAGGAGAAATTCCCCGTTGCATAAGTGGGTATTTATGCTATCTCATGCAGCTACTTATTGTATCCTTTGTTGACCTTCTGACCTTAGTTGATTGTGAGATTTATTGGCGCTGTGTGAAGGTTCACTATTATCCACCTTCCTTTTCTTGCTTCACTATGGATGGAGACCTTAAAAGATGTGAGGGAATTGCTGCTGAAGCAAGGATGTGTCTAGTTAGTAGCAATGTTTCTGCTTATAGAAAGAAAGCCAGCAGGAAGAAGCAACCATTCTCCTGTACTTCTGATGAATCAGAATGATCGTCACGCCCTAGATTCTTGAGATTTTAAACAACTGATAGATTTTCTTATTGAGAAGCTTAACAATTCACCCGCTTTGCATAATCGGGTAATTTTGCTGGGTTAGAGAGTTCACGGTCTAATttaagcccccccccccccccaaaaaaaaaaaacacacacacacacacaaagagTTTTGTGTATGGATCTCTACTGCGAAGCACAGAATCAACAAAGTTGTGCACAGTATCTGGAACTTCCAAAGGATACTCTTTCTATAAGTACTTCCAAAGGATATTTTTGCTGCTTAAATAAAGATCTTTTTTTTAGCTCTATGAATTTCAGGGTATGCACCAGGTGTCTAGAAATGTCTCATTTTGATCAGCGAAATACAAAATTTTACTTTCAAAAAGAACAAATTATCTCGTGGATTACGTGAGACGAGAATAGATTAGCAAGAGCACCTCCCCTGGAATGCATCCTGAGATCGGAAACATACTCAAATCAATCCCCACCATGGGATAGATCAGAGTAAGGCATGTTACTATTTAGCAAGACATAAGATATACTTTATAGCATGTAAAAAGACAGCACTTACCCTCCCTTCATATTGGCTTTAGCTATCTTAAGATGCAGAAGCAAGCCAAATATGCCTTTTTGCTGCTTCCATGACATTGGCATAAGACAGCAAGAAAATCCACAAAATAATTTCGAGATATTTTTTATTCTACTCTCAAAGGTCTTCAATTTTAAGGAAGCATTCCAAACAGgagattttcttcttctattaCAACAGAAGCCCAGAAATATATTACCTTCATCTCCAAGTAGTCATCTTTCCACAGCTTAAATAGAATCTTGGCTGCATCTTTCTTTTCAACAAATGTGGTATCTGAAATCTGAAAAGAAAACAGTATTGTAAGATTGCTTTCATCTCATTTATCAACAAATTGTAGCGTGCAAAAAGAAAACCTTCAATCACCCAAATATTCTGTAAAAACTCAAACAAGAAAGCACTTCAACATTGTTCTTATATGATGCATACTTTCTCAGGAGCCTCTACATGTCAGCAATAATTTCAATGGAACACAGTTATTTCCAGAAATATCAGATCCAAACCCCTTATCTCTCTATATATCTagatttcaaatatatatatataaggttttgCCAACCTACTACATGGCCATCGTAGGTTAGCATTGTACCCACGATTCTCCAAAATACCCCTGTTAGTACATTAAATATAAGGGTTTTTCTGTCTTTAACCCAACTTTCTTCAGCTTTGTGAGTTGCAATTTGCTACAGCCATTCCTCCTTTTTTTAAAGTAAAGATATATACTGAAAAGGTACCAAGATGGTATAGAAAAAGTTACAGGTCATAACTGCAGCTCTCACTCCAACATACTACATGTTTTCACCTAACAAGTGTAAAAATTCCGAACACTGATCCATCTTATCTAAGGTATTACTATGACACCAAAAATACAAGTTCTTGATACATTTGTTTTTGACCCTAGGTATCTGCAGCCTCCTCCCCTCTACAGCCATCCATCTTCAAGTATGTGGGAGAAAACAAATTGAACTTTGGCAGATGGTTGAACTCCAGCAGCCAAAGGAAACAAGGATGGGCAACAGGACAAACACGGAAATGGCAGCGCTAGGATCTGAGAATCCAAATAGCTTTTCCGAGCTGCCCCACTTTTGGCTGAACTAAAAGCTCCCCAGAACTGATGAAGCCACACAATAATGTTtcgcaaaaacaaaaaaaaaaaaaagaaatcagtAACTTTTGCCATTGAAACATATTTTCTAACAGTTGATGCAAAATTCGGTTTTACTCACAATTAGAAATTGGAAATCCTCCCGTTTGACAGAAAAGTTGCAGTTCGTTGGAAACAATTGGTAGTCCAGTCTTAACAAGAGCTATTGAATTTGTGTATGAAGGCTTGAGGGTGGCTGGTGGTTTTTGTTGGAGTCCTCTGTGATTGGTACTGGCTGCTTGGAGGTGTTGTTTGGGCAGAAAAATAGTGTTTGCGTATGGAGGTAGCTGTGAGCTCTCTTAAGGTGATGAGATAAGGAATGCCTTGTGGTGGTTTATTCGTGGTGGAGAGGGCTGTCGGGTGGTGATGGGGCAACAGTGGTGACTGTTGTTCAAGGAGAGGGTGAACTGAAATGGACTCCAGATGATGCAGGGGAGAGGGAATGAACTGGGGTAATTCAAAAAAGACAAAAATGCCATATACTTAATGAGTTGGCAGGGAcatttaaagaaataaaaaaatgggGAGAGTGCTATCCTACTACACTCttccttatttaaaaaaaaaagaaaagaaaaaagaaacactCAAATCTTCTAATCTGTTCAATTTTTACTTATTCCCTTCATACTTCTAATGATTTTTATTGTTAGCTTCAGTTTTGTGAAATGTGTTGCTACATTTGGGGACTAAATGTTTTGAAGGCCTACATTAAAACTTACATTTGCTAGAGTAAATTACAATTTAGAGAACCAAAGAGATATAAACTCCCAGTTCCTGCACTAAGCAATGCATATTTCTGGGTGAAGTGAACTTGGCATTTTGATAATAAAATAAAgcttttgaataaaaaaaataggaGAAAACTGAAATGATAGTCATCAATTAAAGTTGATAGCAAACAAATAAACCAGTTTCAACGAAAAAATATAGCTATCTATGCCTAATGATTTCACTGAAGTACTTTTCGTCCCTCAACAACATTAGCTGGACTTGATAATAGATGTTTTAAGGACTAAAAAGAAACAGGGAAGACAACCCATGATAAACAAGATCTGGCAAGTACAGAGCAGCCTCAttgccatttatttatttatttatttctctcATAAAGGAGGTGTCTGGACCCGCTTGTGGGCACCTTGAATGTTTCACCGCGTAACTGCTACCTCTTACTAGTGACGTACCAGGTGACTCCGTCAACCAAAGCTTAGGCAGATGGGGAAAAATCACATAGAGTTTTTTTGTCTCTACTGAGATTTCAACCTGGTCTCTGATGGTTttcacccacttcattgacctcTACGCTACATCCTTGAGTGCCCCCATTGCTACTTATGTAGCGAACGATTCGTAGAAATCTAGCATGGGTAATGAGTTCAAATTAAGTTGCCTTTAAATCAACATACATTCAGCAAGTCTGTGATACCTTATCAGTTTCAAGAAGACGATCAGCTTTTGACAGTAATCTGAACATCCTGTAGGCCTCCCTTCCATACCTTTTTAATACAATGCATTCCACCTGCAAGTTATAGCATATTGAGATGAAATAAGCCAGATTTTAGCAAATTGAAACAGTAACCTTGGTCTATAAGTTTGTAACCAACCTCTTCAATGCGAGCCTGTTCAATAATGTTCTTCAAATCTGTAGACACATAACTATCAGTCGTTATAATGGAAATCAAACACCAGCATCCACAAGGTATTGGACTTTGCTCAAGATTATATTACAATGAAAAGTCAAGTATGGATAGATATGCTTACCTACACTATAAGTTTCATCTATTGCCATCAATGGGGTTTCACATCCTAATTCAACAAGGGAAGCTCTGATACGCTCCAAATCCATACCAAGACCACCATCCCTCTTTATCACCTCATCATAAATAGCATTTATGGACTGAGGAACTGCAAATAATGATTTCAGATTTCAGTGAAAAAATATAATGACCAACACATTTAGAAGGTGGGATAAAAGAGTCGTGAAATTTAAAGCCAAAGATAACACTACAATGAAACAGCTAAAACATGAATATGATATTCATCAACACAAATTGCTACCTTTCACAAAAACAAACCAAATGCAAATTTTTGGCACAATATCTTAAGCAAGTACACAAATGTAAACTGTACAGGCCACGGCTTTTACTCAATTACAGACCTTATCATACAGAAATTACTCAACTACAGAAAAGTATAGAAGCAAGCATGCCACTGTTGTGCATGTCTCTGAAAAGGGTCTATAAGGCTCAGGCTCCAGTCTAGAAAGTTATCCATATATGAGTAAATGATTCAACATGAATGTACCATCACAATAAAAACTCAAGATGTTAAAGCCTCAAAAGCAAGGCCGAAGATTAAAGTTGGCAGGGTTTCTATTTTATGAAGAAAAGTTGGTGAACATTGTAGATGTGAAATATCATGTCTTTTTATGTCATGATGCTGGCAATCCCTCATCTCAAACATATACATATGCATCAGTTGTCACCATGCACCCGCCCATAGTTGAGCATATTATCATCCaaatcttcttcttccttttttttttgacaaaTGCAAACTTTAGTTTCTATTTATCTGTTAGTAATATCAGCAAGAGGTCAAAGACATGTTTCAAATTAATTGACCGGTAAATGAAATCCACACTCACCTGAGTTATCAATTCTCACTTTAGTCTCAGAATGTCTACTCAACTCCAGGGTCGCAGCAAGCACAATGGCAGCATCATTGTTGACACGTACTTTCACATTTGCAACGCAAGCCTACAATCCATACAGTTTGATAATAGCTGTGATTCTAGCAAGGCATGTTTGGGATTCTAAGGAGATTTCAATTCTACTGTTTTCTTTGATGGTTTAACGGTTTTTGTGAAATAACCTAACAATGACACTAATTTGAATGTATTGGTACTCCATCACAAGAAGTTGACAGACCAACCTTGTGCCTTAAGCGGCGAATAAACTCTTCAAAATTGGCACGCcagagtactttattttcatctGTAGCCAGCAGTTCTGTGTTTGACTCTAAATTATCTTGCTTCcgctaaaatcacaaaataatagATCAGCCGACTAGCAAAATAGATATCTATAATGAAAATGTTATACCAACCTTTGTGCCAAGAGTCACAACCGTATTCTTTTTGTCCGTTGTTTCCACAGAAGCCTCGTTCCAGGTGACTGTTTCAACTAAGAATCTCATGGATTCCATTGGAGCTGCTGCTGCCAAGGCTCGTTGTTCAATGGTTTGTTTTACAATCTGTTTTCATCAGTAAATACAAAATCAAGAACATGAacggtaaaataccaacttagaTAACTTTTTCTGCACTATATTTTGTTATCCAACTTACAAGGATGCTAATACTGGTAGCAGCATTCTTCTTATTAAAAAAGGAAGCAGCATCTCTTTGTTGATTTGAAAGAACGCTTCATGATTGCCCAAAAATTCTATAGATATAACCTACATTCCTTTCTTGAATCCCTATGCTAGTACTCCCTGCATTACTATTTGTAGGACAGTGTTTGACTGAggatttaatgtcatttttagaacgaagaagatgcccgaagagtggaggtggagcacgatggttcctctatacaagaacaagggtaatatccaaaattgcaataactatcgaggtatcaagctgcttagccatactatgaaagtctaggagagagtggtagagctaagggtgaggaagAGGGTGTCTATTTTCTAGaaccagtttgggtttatgccgtggcgttcgactacagaagccatccaccatgttaggagattgatggagtagtttagggagagaaagaaggacttgcatatgatgttcatcgacttagaaaaggcgtacgataaagttccaagagaggttttgtggagatgtttggaggctagaggtatTCCTGTTGCCTAcattaggttgattaaggacatgtatgatggagtaaagacccgagtgaggacggTGGGTGGGGACTCAGATGATTTTCCGctttttttttataaggtaaattgtattaatcaaaagggagagaactcccgtatacaggaagtataccaaaaagtagagaatttacatcagaacatgattctctacaaaagacgcccaatcttctatacaagtaggggctatatgagtgcaccaaaaagcgatcaaagataaaagactattcttaagatgtgaaaaaggagactcaatcccctcaaaagctctcctatttctctccccccaaacAACTATCCACATGAGAACCAACGGGGCAAACTTCCacgccttttgctttcttcttctacggAAACCTGCCCAACTATATAACATTTCCTTTACGGTGAttggcatcacccattgaaaACCAAAAAGGTTCAGGATCACCCTCCACAAAGCCGAGGACACAGGGCAATGCAACAAaagatgatcaacttcttccctgagcttttacacatgtagcaccaactaacaagtgtaattTCTCTCTTTCGCAGATTCTCAGCAGTCAAAATTACTCCCCTCGCcgctagccatgcaaaaaagcacacCTTCGTGGGCGCCTTAAGAATCCAGATCGAGGAGTATGGAAAAGAGGCCTCATTTCTCACCAACATACTCTGGTAAAAGGACTTTACGATGAACAAATCATCGCCATGCAAACcccatctccaagaatcacaAGATGGCTGGGGCCTGTCTTGCCCATATAGCAGTGTCAATAAATCTTGGAGCTCTGCAATCTTccaatcttgcatgttccttctAAATGAGAGGTCTCATACTATCCCCCCTTCATGCCCCTTACGAATTTGTTGGACCATCAATTCTttctggtttgaaactctgaagacGTGGGAGAAGGAGACCCTCAGAGTATCCTCTCCACACCACCTATGATTCCAAAAGTTTATTCTCCTTCCATCTCCCACCCTGTAAGTGACGTTACCACTGAAGGATTCCCAATTCTTCATGATActcctccacatgccacacccAAAAGGTGTTGTGATTGTCTTGGTCCTCCAACCCCCTCCCGTGGAATCGAACTTTTCTACGATGACCTCCCTCCATAGAGCATGCTCTTCTACCCCGAATCTCCACAGCCATTTCCCCAACAAAGCTCTGTTGAATACCCTAAGATCTTTTACTCCAAGTCCACCCCATTTCTTTGGGGAAGTGACTGTCTGCCAATTCACTAGATGATACTTTCTAGTTCCATCCGCCGCATCCCAAAGAAAATTCCTTTGAAGCCGCTCCAGTTTTTCTGTGATGCTCACAGGAGCTTGCAACAGGGACAGGTAATAGGAGGACATACTCGATAAAGTGCTTTTGATAAGCACTTCCTTTCCGCCTTTTGACAAGTATCGTTTcttaggggtgtgcattcgaatcggtttatcgataaatcgaatcgattatttgttatcggtttatcgatttatcgatttcgatttcgaaattttccttatcgagttatcgatttcgattttgtcctcttcAGTTATCGGTTTATCAATAAACCGATAAGACCAACTTTTTTTCGTTATCGGTTTTTGTTAGAATTGTACCGAGTTAGTCAAGCTTTTAAGGTTCCAATCGATAGCCAAAAAAGAACCAATCTATTTTCTTCCAAATCGACCGTCTCAAACTGATACAACTCTACATATGCCTTCCTCCATCACCTTCTTCATCTCTGACTATAAGTTCTCTCTTCTCCGTCGTTCTATTTTCTCATTCTCCTTTTGATCTTCTTTCACGGACTTTTCATGTACAACTCTCATGGCTTCCTcaacttcttttaattttctttccctTACACCACAAACTTTTCTTATACATAGGCCTACGGAGAGATAACAATACAAAAAAGACCAACTTTTTTTTATACTGCTGGAGTATTGGTGGCATACATTTGATCTcttactttagtttcgttgcatgtgcttgttgacacaatttttatgttataaacgatgttcgtcttattttagcttctttttgtccatattagttaggcatgtttatagcgatatactttccgtggaatcccacaaattttcttattggtgtaatcgataagccccaaaaatcgataaatcgaaatcgaaaaaatcaaaaccttattgaaacgataacgatagGCATATGTataaatcgataatcgataagtaattatcgataagggtcaaaatcgaatcgataaatcgtATGCACCCCCCTACCGTTTCTGCCAAcctgctaatcttttttcaaccctttcgatcactggattccaaaccgtagtatccttatgcGAAGCGCCTAATGGGAGATCCAGGTAAGTAGTGGGAAGGGAGCCCACCTTACATCTAAGAACATAAGACAAAGCATCAATGTTAGCAACCTAACCCATAGGGAAAATTTCACACTTGCCGAGGTTGATTTTGAGACCTGATACTATCTGAAACCACTGCAGGACCTGTTTCAGATAGGTCAACTGATCCATATCGGCATCACAGAAAACCAGGGTGTCATCCGCAAAAAACAAATGAGAGACTCTTCGGGCACTGGGCACCCCGATCGGAGCTGAGAATCCTCTCAAGAAGCCTCTGCCCGCCGCACGATCCATCATTTTACTCAGAGCATCCATCACTAGAATGAATAGCATGGGGGATAGGGGGTCTCTTTGCCTGAGACCCCTGGAGTTGTCAAAGAAACCACACGGGCTACCATTAACCAGGACAGAAAATCTAAATGAGGAAATGCAGAACTTGATCCATCCTCTCCATCTTGCCCCAAACCCCATCCGCAGCATAATGAAATCCAGGAACTCTCAATTGACATGGTCGAAAGCCTTCTCAAGGTCCAACTTGCATAGTAAGCCGAgatctctatttttccttctggAGTCTACAAGTTCATTTGCCACTAAAGCTGCATCCAGGATCTGCCTACCTTCCACAAACGCATTCTGAGAGGACGAAACGGGCATGTCAAGAACCTTCTTGAGTCTGTTGGAAAGCACTTTAAATGTTGACGATTTTCCgcttatgatggggttgcatcaggggtcggtAATCAGCCCTTTTTTCCTCTGACAATGGACgtactgacgcgccacatccaatgggaggtgccgtggtgcatgctatttgcagatgatattgtattgattgacgagatgcgaggcggtgtgaacgcgcaattagaggtatCGAGGCAGACtctggaatctaaaggtttcaagctgagcaggaccaagacagaatacttggagagtaagttcagtggcgagactcgAGGAGGGGAAGGgaaggtgaggctggactcgcaggtcatccctaagagaggtagttttaagtaccttgggtctgttattcagggggatggggagattgatgaagatgtcacacatcgtattggagcgggatggatggaatggagactcgcttccggtgttttgtgtgacaagaaggtgccaccgaaacttaagggtaatttctacagagtggtggtaagaccaacgatgttgtatggggctgagtgttggccagtcaagatcgctcatgtccagaagatgaaagtagcaaagatgaggatgttgagatggatttgcaggcaca harbors:
- the LOC107813670 gene encoding uncharacterized protein LOC107813670 isoform X1 translates to MVSPHGIKLAVYLISSYFGDLNAKVCECLLQRGTQSLAQIVRFTELSRENVRNCLLVLIHHNCVQAFAVQQEGAFGEAPKVITNYMALFDNIIHKLRFPKFLEIVSEVLGEKVGKEGGKEIGKECEEIFEGLLQHGRLSLNQIIDRFKQTSNQGDSSAEAARDNFNKLVNARFVERCPAPEPFLGPPAEDETAAKKQGAKSAKIVKQTIEQRALAAAAPMESMRFLVETVTWNEASVETTDKKNTVVTLGTKRKQDNLESNTELLATDENKVLWRANFEEFIRRLRHKACVANVKVRVNNDAAIVLAATLELSRHSETKVRIDNSVPQSINAIYDEVIKRDGGLGMDLERIRASLVELGCETPLMAIDETYSVDLKNIIEQARIEEVECIVLKRYGREAYRMFRLLSKADRLLETDKISDTTFVEKKDAAKILFKLWKDDYLEMKKVIARGARQSEFILWKINKQSLWEHVLDEMYHAALNLRLRITHEQEQEKEILQMPREKLVKELHSELHNRYNRLRKVRITLESSLMNLDDALMLFHDF
- the LOC107813670 gene encoding uncharacterized protein LOC107813670 isoform X2, whose translation is MVSPHGIKLAVYLISSYFGDLNAKVCECLLQRGTQSLAQIVRFTELSRENVRNCLLVLIHHNCVQAFAVQQEGAFGEAPKVITNYMALFDNIIHKLRFPKFLEIVSEVLGEKVGKEGGKEIGKECEEIFEGLLQHGRLSLNQIIDRFKQTSNQGDSSAEAARDNFNKLVNARFVERCPAPEPFLGPPAEDETAAKKQGAKSAKIVKQTIEQRALAAAAPMESMRFLVETVTWNEASVETTDKKNTVVTLGTKRKQDNLESNTELLATDENKVLWRANFEEFIRRLRHKACVANVKVRVNNDAAIVLAATLELSRHSETKVRIDNSVPQSINAIYDEVIKRDGGLGMDLERIRASLVELGCETPLMAIDETYSVDLKNIIEQARIEEVECIVLKRYGREAYRMFRLLSKADRLLETDKISDTTFVEKKDAAKILFKLWKDDYLEMKDIICQEGQNTNQNDKLEIVLFSNCDLY